In a single window of the Daphnia carinata strain CSIRO-1 chromosome 4, CSIRO_AGI_Dcar_HiC_V3, whole genome shotgun sequence genome:
- the LOC130687692 gene encoding nuclear receptor subfamily 4 group A member 2-like: MLYNRREHWAEGGLSGEKFGPLDLHLAVNGLPSIDLTGAHLFGDIQDTWSPAFADWTPTSSTSDLSEFSGSPTFSNHWDLTLTVHELASQTPEGLRDAACVPSPAQEMMLIQTQGRPDLCGLVGRNAMQQPHQHHGMAAFPPTDWISSTVEPVSNMGHAPSIQSSYAPSVMSSPSLASVHQSSFDDSESTSLQECFEVANEFIMNHTDGTSNTNNSDNCLSMDVDANALLTDAAEALAAAAIPLSNFQDNYTPSRFQPASFQQKDDTANNFGHPHSATILEMSAFQAAVQSVQSLRQRQPGPSSSSSLITEDTVRHPSLKRQGLASATHDPIARHVEPASGYTCPYPLNLPIGPRHPIANTNLQTNTPMASTSFAVPSTSFERTATTEKTSPGCSAVAGRSDPTVRSKSPSQLCAVCGDNAACQHYGVRTCEGCKGFFKRTVQKGSKYVCLADRNCPVDKRRRNRCQFCRFQKCLSVGMVKEVVRTDSLKGRRGRLPSKPKCSQESPHSPPVSLITALVRAHLDTSPDMANFDYSLYVEQSGNEKNQLSSSHPTEVQADHIHQFFALLTTCIDVIKVWAEKIPGFCELCKEDQELLIQSACLEIFVIRFAYRIRPGDDKFIFDNGVVLHSSQCKPSFGPWHGAIIEFAHSLHSMDIDLSAFACLVSLTLITERHGLRDPHKVELLQMKIISSLRDHVTYNPEAQRKPHYFSRLLSKLPELRSLSIQGLQRIFYLKVEDLAPAPPLLEAIFSSSLPF, encoded by the exons ATGCTTTACAATCGACGTGAACATTGGGCCGAAGGTGGACTGTCTGGCGAGAAATTTGGTCCATTAGATCTTCATTTGGCAGTGAATGGTCTTCCGTCTATCGACTTAACCGGCGCTCACCTGTTTGGAGACATTCAAGACACTTGGTCGCCGGCGTTCGCTGATTGGACGCCCACATCATCGACGTCAGATCTATCCGAATTCTCTGGGTCACctacattttcaaatcactGGGACCTCACCCTTacag TTCACGAATTGGCATCCCAAACACCAGAGGGGCTACGGGACGCTGCGTGCGTGCCTTCACCTGCCCAAGAAATGATGTTAATTCAGACTCAG GGCCGACCGGATCTTTGCGGATTAGTTGGACGGAATGCAATGCAACAACCGCACCAACATCACGGCATGGCTGCATTTCCTCCAACAGATTGGATTTCATCGACCGTAGAGCCTGTCTCGAACATGGGACACGCACCGAGCATCCAATCATCTTACGCACCGTCAGTTATGTCTTCGCCATCACTAGCGTCAGTTCACCAGAGCAGTTTTGACGATTCAGAAAGCACCAGTCTTCAAGAATGCTTCGAAGTGGCCAATGAATTTATTATGAATCACACTGATGGGACCAGCAATACCAACAACTCAGATAACTGCCTTTCGATGGATGTCGATGCCAACGCTTTACTTACAGACGCCGCCGAAGCCTTGGCAGCTGCAGCCATTCCATTATCTAATTTTCAAGACAATTATACGCCATCTAGATTTCAACCAGCATCGTTTCAACAGAAAGATGATACAGCCAACAATTTCGGCCATCCGCATAGTGCTACCATCTTGGAGATGTCAGCCTTTCAAGCTGCTGTCCAATCTGTTCAGTCCCTCCGTCAACGACAGCCAGGACCATCTAGCAGTAGTTCACTCATCACGGAGGATACTGTCCGTCATCCATCATTAAAACGACAAGGACTCGCATCGGCCACCCACGATCCAATTGCTAGACACGTAGAACCAGCGTCTGGATACACCTGCCCTTACCCTTTAAATTTGCCAATCGGGCCCCGGCATCCGATAGCCAATACTAACTTGCAGACGAACACTCCTATGGCTTCAACCTCTTTCGCTGTTCCATCCACG AGCTTTGAGAGAACTGCAACAACGGAAAAAACAAGTCCAGGATGCTCCGCTGTTGCTGGACGTTCTGACCCGACCGTCCGATCAAAGTCTCCGTCGCAGCTATGCGCCGTCTGCGGTGACAATGCCGCTTGCCAGCACTACGGAGTCCGGACATGCGAAGGCTGCAAAGGATTTTTCAAGCGGACTGTACAGAAGGGATCCAAGTACGTTTGCTTGGCTGATCGCAACTGTCCGGTTGACAAGAGGCGGCGCAATCGCTGTCAGTTCTGTCGCTTCCAAAAATGCCTCTCTGTGGGCATGGTCAAAGAG GTCGTCAGGACGGATTCTTTGAAAGGTCGACGAGGACGTCTGCCGTCGAAGCCCAAATGCTCGCAGGAATCACCTCATTCCCCACCCGTTTCCCTGATTACGGCACTTGTTCGAGCTCATCTTGACACTTCGCCTGACATGGCCAACTTTGATTATTCATTG TATGTCGAACAAAGCGGAAATGAAAAGAACCAACTTTCTTCATCACATCCTACGGAAGTTCAGGCTGATCACATCCATCAGTTCTTTGCGTTACTGACTACTTGCATCGACGTCATCAAAGTTTGGGCAGAAAAGATTCCCGGATTTTGTGAGCTCTGTAAAGAGGATCAGGAGCTCTTGATTCAGTCTGCATGCTTGGAAATCTTTGTTATCCGGTTTGCCTACAG AATCCGACCTGGTGACGACAAGTTTATTTTTGACAATGGAGTTGTATTACATTCATCACAATGTAAACCGAGCTTTGGACCGTGGCATGGTGCCATCATCGAGTTTGCCCACTCACTTCATTCAATGGATATCGACCTCTCGGCGTTTGCCTGTTTGGTGTCTCTTACGCTGATCACTG AGAGACATGGATTACGTGACCCGCATAAGGTGGAACTGCtccaaatgaaaatcatttcTTCGTTGAGAGATCACGTGACTTACAACCCGGAAGCTCAACGGAAGCCCCACTATTTCTCTCGTTTGCTGAGCAAGCTGCCCGAACTGCGTTCTCTGAGCATTCAAGGTCTGCAGCGGATTTTCTATTTGAAGGTGGAAGATTTGGCTCCCGCTCCTCCTCTTTTGGAAGCCATTTTCAGTTCTAGCTTACCTTTTTGA
- the LOC130687559 gene encoding basic salivary proline-rich protein 1-like translates to MDSGPENNDSFFIEGPSNTGPNADENFADDGDFGPPMSYQQQHYGGPRGPPGMGPRGPMGMRGPMRPFGGGGPMGPRPPFGMQRGPPGGHGGFHGPPRPPGPGQRFQGPPPRGMGPMGGPRGPPPNMMQGGYGDYPRQMRPHFSQEPNGGRGGDSLDSSGWDMGPPNQQNGGGLGYMGGPQGGPPPNYGNMPPPHNQHYGNMPPQQPPPHGYGNGKFT, encoded by the exons ATGGATAGTG GGCCGGAAAACAACGATTCGTTTTTCATCGAGGGCCCTTCCAACACTGGCCCCAATGCAGATGAGAATTTTGCTGATGATGGGGACTTCGGTCCACCAATGTCctaccaacaacaacattatGGTGGGCCTAGAGGACCACCAGGAATGGGCCCTAGAGGCCCAATGGGGATGAGGGGGCCTATGAGACCTTTTGGTGGAGGTGGTCCAATGGGTCCCCGTCCACCATTTGGAATGCAACGAGGTCCACCTGGAGGCCATGGAGGATTTCACGGGCCACCACGTCCCCCTGGTCCTGGACAGCGTTTTCAGGGTCCACCACCAAGAGGCATGGGTCCGATGGGTGGCCCAAGGGGTCCACCTCCAAACATGATGCAAGGAGGTTATGGAGACTACCCTCGACAAATGAGACCACATTTTTCACAAGAACCCAATGGTGGGCGTGGAGGGGATTCTTTGGACAGTAGTGGTTGGGACATG GGTCCACCAAATCAGCAGAATGGTGGTGGCCTAGGTTATATGGGGGGTCCTCAGGGAGGACCACCTCCAAACTATGGTAATATGCCACCACCACATAATCAACATTATGGCAATATGCCTCCACAGCAACCACCTCCACATGGATATGGAAATGGAAAGTtcacataa
- the LOC130687686 gene encoding transcription elongation regulator 1-like, which translates to MRKTGGPPGYGSGMPPAPGGYQQPPQCQQQPHSVPTAEIDVSNDEVWVETKAGDGKSYYYHAKTRETTWTKPEGPNIKVLTQQQVETMAQQSAVLKPPENGMVMSTGPPQGGGYGSAPQQPFYPAHQGWNMGGAVAPTPAPALSAGPVPYPVMLGSDPGTDPVLLSQAMEWCEYRSPDGKPYYFNVKSSSSVWEKPQALRDYEVARLAAAARIHAGVPPSIPVIPIQPTMPEITKKEEPKVAEPEKPEPVKETKDKEEIKAPKDKTRPVSSTPVPGTPWCVVWTGDGRVFFFNPSTRCSVWEKPEELKNRTDVDKLIANIPDESPQLVDKKEETKEIKPEKKKKSDSGVDEPPVKKSKSSDDVIEEIRIDEPTKDTAMEAEVKAAQQRAVIPLEDRIQQFKAMLAEKEVSAFSTWEKELHKIVFDSRYLLLTSKERKDVYEDFVRERVEEERREKRNRMKEKKDDFRRLMEDAKLNGKSTFSDFAHRYSKDERFRGVEKTRERESLFNEFIVEVRRKEKDERDAHREKARKEFVSFLREQLGDQPSERHSRWTEVKRKLEDTKDSRLRNVDSSLREDYYREWIRAVREKMEKKEKEREKNKEAKSSKRDKDREDRVKERKDSDRSRDRKDKDKDKDRSKDKDRKEKDRRKDKNKSKDGEKSKDKSKSKEKEKKRKVKSDSEEEEGETRDDVEMEENGDYDKAGSSDEVHAVEDDDDVDRDGADREAEEQEDSEAAAVAAAEEEEEEERERRTREKKAREEASLREREKEVQRALAPHLRDRDKERLAHQHGEAVSQFTALLTDLIRNPDMSWKEAKRTLRKDSRSEVTDILSKEEREKMFSEHIEKLTFKKRGKFREMLEEIGELTLTTAWKKVRSLIKDDPRYAKFSSSDRKCEKEFNEFMKDKMVAAKADFRELLKESKFISYKSMKSVRESDQTLKDIESTLRKDRRYLQLECVRHERHDLLMAHLEELERKGPPPPPTATEPVRRDKH; encoded by the exons ATGCGAAAAACAGGTGGTCCTCCTGGCTACGGGTCTGGGATGCCTCCCGCGCCTGGTGGATATCAGCAGCCACCACAGTGTCAGCAACAACCTCATTCAGTCCCAACGGCCGAAATCGATGTATCGAATGATGAAGTCTGGGTTGAAACAAAAGCGGGAGATGGCAAGTCGTACTATTATCATGCcaaaacaagagaaacaacATGGACAAAACCTGAAGGTCCCAATATCAAAGTCTTGACTCAACAGCAG gTGGAAACAATGGCACAGCAATCAGCAGTATTGAAACCGCCTGAAAACG GTATGGTTATGTCAACTGGACCACCTCAAGGCGGTGGCTATGGTTCTGCACCTCAACAACCATTCTATCCAGCACATCAAG GTTGGAATATGGGCGGCGCAGTAGCTCCAACACCTGCTCCTGCATTATCGGCTGGACCTGTCCCGTACCCCGTTATGCTAGGATCTGATCCCGGG ACTGATCCCGTTCTATTGTCACAAGCGATGGAATGGTGTGAATACCGTTCTCCCGATGGCAAACCTTATTATTTCAACGTTAAGTCATCGTCTAGTGTTTGGGAGAAACCGCAGGCATTGCGAGATTACGAAG TTGCACGACTTGCAGCGGCTGCTCGTATTCATGCTGGAGTACCTCCATCTATCCCGGTTATCCCCATTCAGCCAACAATGCCcgagataacaaaaaaagaagaacctaAAGTAGCTGAGCCTGAAAAGCCAGAACCagtcaaagaaacaaaagataaagaagaaattaaagcACCAAAAGACAAGACTAGACCCGTCTCTAGTACTCCTGTGCCTGGAACTCCTTG GTGCGTTGTTTGGACGGGAGACGGAAGAGTGTTCTTTTTCAACCCAAGTACTCGATGTTCCGTGTGGGAAAAACCGGAAGAATTGAAAAACCGAACGGACGTCGATAAACTAATCGCCAACATCCCTGATGAAAGTCCTCAA CTAGTTgataaaaaagaggaaacaaaggaaatcaaaccagaaaaaaagaagaaaagtgacAGTGGTGTAGATGAGCCACCAgtaaaaaaatccaaatccAGTGATGATG TCATTGAAGAAATTAGAATAGATGAACCTACCAAAGATACTGCAATGGAAGCTGAGGTAAAAGCTGCTCAGCAAAGAGCCGTCATTCCCCTCGAAGACCGAATTCAGCAATTTAAAGCAATGTTGGCTGAGAAAGAG GTTTCGGCTTTCTCTACTTGGGAGAAAGAGTTGCACAAAATTGTGTTCGATTCGCGATATTTATTGCTGACATCCAAAGAAA GGAAAGACGTCTACGAGGATTTCGTCCGCGAGAGGGTTGAAGAGGAGCGCCGAGAGAAACGTAACCggatgaaagagaaaaaggacgACTTCCGTCGGTTGATGGAAGATGCTAAACTCAACGGAAA ATCGACTTTCTCCGATTTCGCTCACCGATACAGCAAGGATGAACGGTTCCGCGGCGTGGAGAAAACGAGAGAACGAGAGTCACTCTTCAATGAATTCATCGTCGAGGTCCGGCGCAAAGAGAAAGACGAACGGGATGCTCATCGCGAAAAG GCCAGAAAAGAGTTCGTGTCCTTCTTGCGTGAACAACTGGGCGACCAGCCGTCTGAGCGGCATTCACGTTGGACCGAGGTGAAACGCAAACTGGAAGACACCAAAGATAGTCGTCTACGTAATGTCGACAGCAGTTTGAGAGAGGACTACTATAG GGAATGGATTCGTGCGGTCCGCGAGAAGatggagaagaaggaaaaggaaagagaaaagaacaaggaAGCAAAGAGCAGTAAAAGGGATAAAGATCGTGAAGACCGagtgaaagaaagaaaagatagCGATCGAAGCCGAGATCGGAAAGACAAAGATAAGGACAAGGATCGATCGAAAGACAAGGaccgtaaagaaaaagatcgtCGTAAggacaaaaacaagagtaaAGATGGTGAAAAATCTAAAGATAAATCAAAGagcaaagagaaagagaaaaagcgtAAAGTCAAATCCGATtcagaagaggaagaaggggAAACTCGCGATGATGTCGAGATGGAAGAAAATGGCGATTACGATAAAGCAGGTTCATCTGACGAAGTTCACGCTGTCGAAGATGACGATGACGTTGATCGTGATGGAGCAGATCGCGAAGCAGAAGAGCAAGAAGACAGCGAAGCGGCTGCGGTAGCGGCAgctgaagaagaggaagaagaggagcgaGAAAGGCGAACGCGTGAGAAAAAGGCACGTGAAGAAGCTAGTCTAcgtgaaagagagaaagaagtcCAACGTGCTTTAGCCCCGCACTTGAGAGATCGTGACAAGGAGCGTCTTGCTCATCAACATGGAGAGGCTGTCTCACAATTTACGGCACTCCTCACTGACTTG ATTCGCAATCCCGATATGTCATggaaagaagcaaaaagaactCTGCGGAAAGACTCGCGTTCTGAGGTGACTGATATCTTGTCAAAGGAAGAGAgggagaaaatgttttccgaACACATTGAGAAGCTTACTTTCAAGAAGCGAGGGAAATTCAG GGAGATGCTGGAAGAAATTGGTGAATTGACTTTAACAACGGCTTGGAAAAAGGTGCGCAGTCTCATCAAAGATGATCCTCGTTATGCCAAATTTTCATCTTCGGACAGA aaatgtgAAAAGGAATTTAACGAATTCATGAAAGACAAAATGGTCGCTGCCAAAGCTGATTTCCGTGAGCTCTTGAAG GAGAGCAAATTCATCTCATACAAGTCAATGAAGAGTGTACGAGAATCTGACCAAACCTTGAAGGATATTGAATCGACACTTCGCAAAGATCGACGGTACCTTCAGCTGGAATGCGTCCGGCATGAACGACATGACCTCCTCATGGCCCACCTGGAAGAACTGGAACGTAAAGGACCACCACCACCGCCGACTGCTACGGAACCCGTCCGAAGGGACAAGCATTAG
- the LOC130687700 gene encoding F-box/LRR-repeat protein 2-like isoform X3 — MMAYDSRLWKSVSLRPEVSGLHVGSLEALLALISIRFGPSLRYIELPIELITHTVLHELGSKCPNLTHMLLDFSTAMQLHDFNELQGFPTKLRYMCICLSEVIFMEGFMRKIYSFINGLEVLHLIGTYEKISEEEEEIYEVINIHKMKSATPNLRVVNLYGINFVDDSHVEAFSSNCIQLECLAVNYCAKVTGSSLRILFQRCRKMRCLLAQQTGLLSEHVQAVEWEKTQLQELDITGTDLSSDCLTDLLTRVPALRWLSAGQQDGFNDSVLRAFADKGNARSLMALDLDRCESLSEDGLYKFLLRFGPQLRGLVLSGIPHVTDQLWTGTLPSLRQVKILVMGMTEGCCPKINQKVLVDQLVDCIAQNCSQLERLELRWDPETLRYSDKSQKAIDTLRVRCLRLRCLVLSDGKYYETVKANFERADRTTVVRTTTNCRVSNCYLSSFYQDLLFN; from the exons ATGATGGCTTACGACTCTCGATTGTGGAAGTCTGTGTCTCTACGACCCGAAGTTTCTGGTCTTCATGTGGGCAGCCTCGAAGCTTTACTTGCTTTAATCAG CATTCGATTTGGTCCGTCCTTGCGCTACATCGAATTGCCAATCGAATTAATCACGCACACCGTGCTGCACGAACTTGGAAGTAAATGCCCGAATCTGACCCACATGTTGTTGGACTTTAGTACTGCTATGCAACTCCATGACTTTAACGAGCTACAG ggTTTCCCGACCAAGTTACGCTACATGTGCATTTGCCTGAGTGAAGTCATCTTTATGGAAGGCTTCATGCGGAAGATCTACTCGTTTATCAATGGACTGGAAGTACTCCATCTGATCG GAACCTATGAAAAGATTagcgaagaggaagaagaaatttacGAAGTTATCAACATCCACAAAATGAAATCAGCAACTCCCAATTTGCGAGTCGTCAATCTCTACGGTATCAACTTTGTTGACGACAGCCACGTTGAAGCGTTCAGCTCCAACTGCATCCAG CTCGAATGTTTGGCTGTCAATTACTGTGCAAAAGTTACGGGCTCTTCGCTGCGGATCTTGTTTCAGCGATGCCGCAAAATGCGTTGCCTTCTAGCACAGCAAACAG GATTATTGAGCGAGCATGTGCAAGCCGTTGAGTGGGAAAAGACCCAACTCCAAGAATTGGACATTACTGGCACAGATCTATCATCAGATTGTCTTACTGACCTGTTGACTCGAGTTCCCGCTCTTCGTTGGCTCAGCGCTGGACAGCAGGATGGCTTCAATGATAGT GTACTGCGTGCATTTGCTGATAAAGGTAATGCTCGCAGTTTAATGGCATTGGATCTGGACCGTTGCGAATCTCTCAGCGAGGATGGCTTATACAAGTTCCTGTTGAGATTCGGCCCGCAATTGCGCGGATTGGTACTTTCCGGAATCCCGCACGTCACTGATCAACTGTGGACCGGAACACTGCCATCCCTCCGACAAGTCAAGATCCTTGTCATGGGTATGACGGAAGGTTGCTGCCcgaaaatcaatcaaaaa GTTCTAGTTGATCAATTAGTAGATTGCATTGCACAAAATTGCTCTCAACTGGAACGATTAGAGCTGCGATGGGATCCCGAAACTCTCCGTTACTCGGACAAAAGCCAAAAAGCTATAGACACGTTGCGTGTTCGCTGTCTTCGTCTCAGGTGCCTCGTTTTGAG CGATGGAAAGTACTATGAGACAGTCAAAGCAAATTTCGAAAGAGCGGATCGTACGACGGTTGTGCGAACTACAACCAATTGTCGCGTGTCCAATTGTTACCTGTCTTCGTTCTACCAAGATCTGCTCTTCAACTAA
- the LOC130687700 gene encoding F-box/LRR-repeat protein 7-like isoform X2 translates to MDLSTDVWGQLASFRGTLEEQHNARSKTTIDKLPDKVVLQIFSYLGHREICRLARTCRKWRMMAYDSRLWKSVSLRPEVSGLHVGSLEALLALISIRFGPSLRYIELPIELITHTVLHELGSKCPNLTHMLLDFSTAMQLHDFNELQGFPTKLRYMCICLSEVIFMEGFMRKIYSFINGLEVLHLIGTYEKISEEEEEIYEVINIHKMKSATPNLRVVNLYGINFVDDSHVEAFSSNCIQLECLAVNYCAKVTGSSLRILFQRCRKMRCLLAQQTGLLSEHVQAVEWEKTQLQELDITGTDLSSDCLTDLLTRVPALRWLSAGQQDGFNDSVLRAFADKGNARSLMALDLDRCESLSEDGLYKFLLRFGPQLRGLVLSGIPHVTDQLWTGTLPSLRQVKILVMGMTEGCCPKINQKVLVDQLVDCIAQNCSQLERLELRWDPETLRYSDKSQKAIDTLRVRCLRLRCLVLSDGKYYETVKANFERADRTTVVRTTTNCRVSNCYLSSFYQDLLFN, encoded by the exons ATGGATCTCTCGACGGAT GTCTGGGGGCAATTGGCGTCGTTCAGAGGCACGCTGGAAGAACAGCACAACGCCAGATCCAAAacg ACGATTGACAAGTTACCGGATAAAGTCGTGCTGCAAATATTTTCTTATCTGGGCCATCGCGAAATTTGCCGTTTGGCACGAACATGCCGCAAATGGCGAATGATGGCTTACGACTCTCGATTGTGGAAGTCTGTGTCTCTACGACCCGAAGTTTCTGGTCTTCATGTGGGCAGCCTCGAAGCTTTACTTGCTTTAATCAG CATTCGATTTGGTCCGTCCTTGCGCTACATCGAATTGCCAATCGAATTAATCACGCACACCGTGCTGCACGAACTTGGAAGTAAATGCCCGAATCTGACCCACATGTTGTTGGACTTTAGTACTGCTATGCAACTCCATGACTTTAACGAGCTACAG ggTTTCCCGACCAAGTTACGCTACATGTGCATTTGCCTGAGTGAAGTCATCTTTATGGAAGGCTTCATGCGGAAGATCTACTCGTTTATCAATGGACTGGAAGTACTCCATCTGATCG GAACCTATGAAAAGATTagcgaagaggaagaagaaatttacGAAGTTATCAACATCCACAAAATGAAATCAGCAACTCCCAATTTGCGAGTCGTCAATCTCTACGGTATCAACTTTGTTGACGACAGCCACGTTGAAGCGTTCAGCTCCAACTGCATCCAG CTCGAATGTTTGGCTGTCAATTACTGTGCAAAAGTTACGGGCTCTTCGCTGCGGATCTTGTTTCAGCGATGCCGCAAAATGCGTTGCCTTCTAGCACAGCAAACAG GATTATTGAGCGAGCATGTGCAAGCCGTTGAGTGGGAAAAGACCCAACTCCAAGAATTGGACATTACTGGCACAGATCTATCATCAGATTGTCTTACTGACCTGTTGACTCGAGTTCCCGCTCTTCGTTGGCTCAGCGCTGGACAGCAGGATGGCTTCAATGATAGT GTACTGCGTGCATTTGCTGATAAAGGTAATGCTCGCAGTTTAATGGCATTGGATCTGGACCGTTGCGAATCTCTCAGCGAGGATGGCTTATACAAGTTCCTGTTGAGATTCGGCCCGCAATTGCGCGGATTGGTACTTTCCGGAATCCCGCACGTCACTGATCAACTGTGGACCGGAACACTGCCATCCCTCCGACAAGTCAAGATCCTTGTCATGGGTATGACGGAAGGTTGCTGCCcgaaaatcaatcaaaaa GTTCTAGTTGATCAATTAGTAGATTGCATTGCACAAAATTGCTCTCAACTGGAACGATTAGAGCTGCGATGGGATCCCGAAACTCTCCGTTACTCGGACAAAAGCCAAAAAGCTATAGACACGTTGCGTGTTCGCTGTCTTCGTCTCAGGTGCCTCGTTTTGAG CGATGGAAAGTACTATGAGACAGTCAAAGCAAATTTCGAAAGAGCGGATCGTACGACGGTTGTGCGAACTACAACCAATTGTCGCGTGTCCAATTGTTACCTGTCTTCGTTCTACCAAGATCTGCTCTTCAACTAA
- the LOC130687700 gene encoding F-box/LRR-repeat protein 7-like isoform X1: MDKTNWGQLTQLQDGLRMMEERRDSAIPPSSPMAMTIDKLPDKVVLQIFSYLGHREICRLARTCRKWRMMAYDSRLWKSVSLRPEVSGLHVGSLEALLALISIRFGPSLRYIELPIELITHTVLHELGSKCPNLTHMLLDFSTAMQLHDFNELQGFPTKLRYMCICLSEVIFMEGFMRKIYSFINGLEVLHLIGTYEKISEEEEEIYEVINIHKMKSATPNLRVVNLYGINFVDDSHVEAFSSNCIQLECLAVNYCAKVTGSSLRILFQRCRKMRCLLAQQTGLLSEHVQAVEWEKTQLQELDITGTDLSSDCLTDLLTRVPALRWLSAGQQDGFNDSVLRAFADKGNARSLMALDLDRCESLSEDGLYKFLLRFGPQLRGLVLSGIPHVTDQLWTGTLPSLRQVKILVMGMTEGCCPKINQKVLVDQLVDCIAQNCSQLERLELRWDPETLRYSDKSQKAIDTLRVRCLRLRCLVLSDGKYYETVKANFERADRTTVVRTTTNCRVSNCYLSSFYQDLLFN, encoded by the exons atggataaaacTAATTGGGGGCAACTGACTCAACTACAAGACGGGCTTCGGATGATGGAAGAACGAAGAGACAGTGCTATACCTCCTAGCTCCCCAATGGCCATG ACGATTGACAAGTTACCGGATAAAGTCGTGCTGCAAATATTTTCTTATCTGGGCCATCGCGAAATTTGCCGTTTGGCACGAACATGCCGCAAATGGCGAATGATGGCTTACGACTCTCGATTGTGGAAGTCTGTGTCTCTACGACCCGAAGTTTCTGGTCTTCATGTGGGCAGCCTCGAAGCTTTACTTGCTTTAATCAG CATTCGATTTGGTCCGTCCTTGCGCTACATCGAATTGCCAATCGAATTAATCACGCACACCGTGCTGCACGAACTTGGAAGTAAATGCCCGAATCTGACCCACATGTTGTTGGACTTTAGTACTGCTATGCAACTCCATGACTTTAACGAGCTACAG ggTTTCCCGACCAAGTTACGCTACATGTGCATTTGCCTGAGTGAAGTCATCTTTATGGAAGGCTTCATGCGGAAGATCTACTCGTTTATCAATGGACTGGAAGTACTCCATCTGATCG GAACCTATGAAAAGATTagcgaagaggaagaagaaatttacGAAGTTATCAACATCCACAAAATGAAATCAGCAACTCCCAATTTGCGAGTCGTCAATCTCTACGGTATCAACTTTGTTGACGACAGCCACGTTGAAGCGTTCAGCTCCAACTGCATCCAG CTCGAATGTTTGGCTGTCAATTACTGTGCAAAAGTTACGGGCTCTTCGCTGCGGATCTTGTTTCAGCGATGCCGCAAAATGCGTTGCCTTCTAGCACAGCAAACAG GATTATTGAGCGAGCATGTGCAAGCCGTTGAGTGGGAAAAGACCCAACTCCAAGAATTGGACATTACTGGCACAGATCTATCATCAGATTGTCTTACTGACCTGTTGACTCGAGTTCCCGCTCTTCGTTGGCTCAGCGCTGGACAGCAGGATGGCTTCAATGATAGT GTACTGCGTGCATTTGCTGATAAAGGTAATGCTCGCAGTTTAATGGCATTGGATCTGGACCGTTGCGAATCTCTCAGCGAGGATGGCTTATACAAGTTCCTGTTGAGATTCGGCCCGCAATTGCGCGGATTGGTACTTTCCGGAATCCCGCACGTCACTGATCAACTGTGGACCGGAACACTGCCATCCCTCCGACAAGTCAAGATCCTTGTCATGGGTATGACGGAAGGTTGCTGCCcgaaaatcaatcaaaaa GTTCTAGTTGATCAATTAGTAGATTGCATTGCACAAAATTGCTCTCAACTGGAACGATTAGAGCTGCGATGGGATCCCGAAACTCTCCGTTACTCGGACAAAAGCCAAAAAGCTATAGACACGTTGCGTGTTCGCTGTCTTCGTCTCAGGTGCCTCGTTTTGAG CGATGGAAAGTACTATGAGACAGTCAAAGCAAATTTCGAAAGAGCGGATCGTACGACGGTTGTGCGAACTACAACCAATTGTCGCGTGTCCAATTGTTACCTGTCTTCGTTCTACCAAGATCTGCTCTTCAACTAA